The Candidatus Methylomirabilota bacterium genome segment CGGATGTCGCCTCATGAACGCAGGGGGTCCACACTCTGGCTCTGCGGTATTTGGCGAAGTCAAGGACCTGAGCATTGGCGGGGCGCAGGTCTGGCTCCCCGAACGCTTTTCGCTCTTCAGCAAGATGGAAGTCTTGATGCGGATTGGAGGGCTAGACTTTCAAGGACGGGCAGAAGTTGTGGGAGCCGAAGTACACCCAACGGGCGAGGGGTATCGCTACAGCAGGCGCTGGCTGGGCCTGAGCAACCACGCGAAGGCAACTCTATCACAAGCCGATTGCTCGCAGCTAACCTATCGCTTCTATTTGGAACCTTTCACAAACACAAAAGCCCGCGCAGCTTAAGCGCTCGCGGGCTATCTGCATTTGAACGCGTCGAAATGGCTTGCCTTAAGCGAGAAGCGCGCAGCGCTTCGAGTCGAATGGCTCCCCGGGCAGGATTCGAACCTGCAACCTAGCGGTTAACAGCCGCT includes the following:
- a CDS encoding PilZ domain-containing protein, which encodes MVHLSRTTAAKERDPDPVRTAAPRGFRSGARREPRVPVKLSVGCRLMNAGGPHSGSAVFGEVKDLSIGGAQVWLPERFSLFSKMEVLMRIGGLDFQGRAEVVGAEVHPTGEGYRYSRRWLGLSNHAKATLSQADCSQLTYRFYLEPFTNTKARAA